One genomic region from Pecten maximus chromosome 5, xPecMax1.1, whole genome shotgun sequence encodes:
- the LOC117328368 gene encoding uncharacterized protein LOC117328368, whose amino-acid sequence MCGKKKSFLVYFVFKLLLLKDISGINSPTYTSEWRNLTAQTGAFGSETVFFYNFNELPVKVDVQVKVTENDIDYIFTGFGSAHRDDDTDIFYGGVLYTYNEEFARILLPSFNGGYPGAAYTTKGTAAFTGKAGYTGSTRILGQYSTVDVRIRVWLMCDFGDPIFQYEWVDLDDNLYYKEVAHNLGTYPDLLTVQTLCGGTELPMYSDAQAAICNYYDGWGSNTHSYSGSGRVRILAWIFPFATMVFKKTLTMTQYQNNTYEVDLLEQYNIRDFLVTVDVTVDDGINDGFRFAAAGNSQTDGTRGQYGGIIYVYSNETVLLWRPSDLFDGKIVFIGGIWGGGINQQASTTGEVLIRIYNTSGAENTTNTATMTTTYLEANTKTMATASTKMSLTSSSRAAYATSTKVQQTYTSDASNRTSTLVPLDCSDPTPVANAMTLHNGTSNGCVALYSCIAGYSMVSGDIEHVCQYGSWQGKVPVCSVCTSSYLTSSIPSSSEKNQQSTYHIHKIHYKTTTMYKKTLGCAYDPRLSAVYIGSGGIFILCLQQQGSQLIIPHDLGEYPVKVDVQIRVIDNGDYYIFTGSGSAHRDDDSATDYGGVVYIYNTADIRVYAPDGEGSIYAATTGLVAFTGGTGRTGSTLIGGSYTSGEVKVRAWKLCDIGPPTFYHQWTAISSSSAYHEIPHNLGVYPDLVTVQIALDSTDYWSDAQGSAGISDPVSILNSGGVLFGYDTTRIRLWASSDGFVFSAYDGWGENDDWRYSSGQIRIICWTFSPSEILFEHTLTMGIALTSSYEIPFSANFETDDILVSTEITVSDGNNPGFRFYGTGNSLTDGSFIPFGGVVYVYTETQILLWRPSDSSGGKMVYHNSIWANGYMNQMSDTAQVTIRIMTASGAVAGACGHGSCIATMDPVSVSCTCEPNWTGSDCKTNVPTTTIPPTTTTMPPTTTTTPPTTTTTPPTTTIPPTTTTTQRTTTTTQRTTIPNPTTTTASATTTVMTTLAAVTSSVCGSPSTIANTNSLYDGTSQGSKVMYSCDSGYTMSSGDQIHTCSAGVWVGTPPVCLACPNTYTPVITTPEELNDRLDVLKKNTEVHVKNTTSYKRSLVCANDPRPSSLYVATVGIVILGLVGIFPLLADGINLYEHCHSSNNDSCDDDGDSQDENNKEENDQQPQTRFGNFFRQNINSPPRRPVYHN is encoded by the exons ATGTGCGGGAAGAAAAAATCATTCCTTGTGTATTTTGTCTTTAAGCTGCTTTTGTTGAAAG ACATATCTGGCATCAACTCACCAACCTACACTAGTGAATGGAGAAATTTGACCGCACAAACTGGTGCCTTCGGGTCTGAAACTGTCTTCTTTTACAATTTTAATGAACTTCCGGTTAAAGTAGATGTGCAGGTCAAGGTTACAGAAAATGACATTGATTACATTTTCACTGGCTTTGGGTCTGCCCATCGTGATGACGATACCGATATTTTTTATGGTGGCGTCCTGTACACTTACAACGAGGAGTTCGCTAGGATACTACTGCCTAGCTTTAACGGCGGGTACCCAGGGGCCGCTTACACAACAAAGGGAACTGCTGCTTTCACCG GAAAGGCTGGATATACCGGGTCCACGCGGATTTTAGGACAGTACAGTACTGTGGACGTCAGAATCAGAGTCTGGCTCATGTGTGATTTCGGAGATCCTATTTTCCAGTATGAGTGGGTAGACCTTGATG ATAACTTATACTATAAAGAGGTAGCTCACAACCTCGGAACCTATCCAGACCTACTAACAGTTCAGACACTCTGCGGAGGCACAGAACTGCCAATGTACTCGGATGCACAAG CGGCCATCTGTAACTACTATGACGGCTGGGGAAGCAACACACATTCTTATTCGGGGAGTGGTCGCGTTCGAATATTGGCGTGGATATTCCCATTTGCAACGATGGTGTTTAAGAAAACATTGACCATGACCCAATATCAGAACAACACGTATGAGGTGGACCTGCTAGAGCAGTATAACATACGGGACTTCCTTGTGACTGTAGAC GTTACCGTAGATGATGGAATCAACGACGGTTTCCGGTTTGCCGCAGCAGGAAACAGCCAAACAGACGGGACGAGAGGCCAATACGGTGGAATTATTTATGTCTACAGCAATGAGACTGTTCTGTTGTGGCGTCCATCAGACCTGTTCGACGGTAAAATAGTCTTTATTGGCGGAATTTGGGGAGGCGGTATTAATCAACAAGCTTCTACTACTGGCGAAGTCCTCATTCGTATTTATAACACTTCCGGTGCAG aaaatacaacaaatactGCAACAATGACCACGACATACTTGGAGGCCAATACAAAAACCATGGCAACGGCAAGTACGAAAATGTCTCTTACTTCCTCTTCACGAGCAGCCTATGCAACCTCAACAAAAGTTCAACAAACATACACAAGCGACGCTTCCAATAGAACGTCTACCCTGGTGCCGTTGGATTGTAGTGACCCTACACCTGTTGCAAATGCAATGACGTTACACAATGGTACATCGAATGGGTGTGTAGCTCTGTACTCCTGTATAGCTGGGTACTCAATGGTATCGGGGGACATTGAGCATGTTTGTCAATATGGCTCATGGCAGGGAAAGGTACCTGTCTGCTCAG TGTGCACATCATCATATTTGACGTCATCGATACCTTCATCGTCCGAGAAGAATCAGCAAAGTACATATCACATCCACAAGATACACTACAAGACAACAACCATGTATAAAAAGACACTGGGATGTGCCTACGATCCGAGGTTGTCTGCTGTGTACATAGGATCCGGAGGCATCTTCATCTTATGTTT GCAGCAGCAGGGAAGTCAACTTATCATCCCACATGACCTTGGCGAATACCCGGTGAAGGTAGATGTTCAAATAAGGGTTATAGACAATGGTGATTATTACATATTTACGGGATCCGGCTCGGCACATCGTGATGACGATTCCGCCACTGACTATGGTGGTGTggtatatatctacaacactGCAGACATTCGAGTGTATGCTCCAGACGGTGAAGGCTCAATTTATGCTGCAACTACTGGTCTCGTTGCATTTACCG GTGGTACTGGAAGAACTGGATCAACACTCATTGGTGGATCCTACACTTCCGGTGAGGTAAAGGTGCGAGCGTGGAAACTGTGTGACATTGGTCCGCCAACATTTTACCATCAATGGACAGCTATCAGTA GCTCATCGGCTTACCACGAGATACCACACAACCTGGGAGTATATCCAGACCTTGTTACCGTACAGATAGCCTTAGATTCTACGGATTACTGGTCAGACGCTCAGG GAAGTGCCGGAATATCTGACCCGGTATCGATTTTAAACTCAGGAGGCGTATTGTTTGGGTACGACACCACTAGGATACGACTCTGGGCTTCATCTGATG GATTTGTTTTCAGTGCATATGACGGATGGGGAGAGAATGACGATTGGAGGTATTCTTCGGGCCAAATCAGAATTATATGTTGGACATTTTCGCCTTCGGAGATTCTATTTGAGCACACCTTAACGATGGGTATTGCCCTGACAAGCAGTTATGAAATTCCTTTTTCGGCAAACTTTGAAACTGACGACATACTTGTGTCAACAGAG ATCACAGTATCGGATGGAAACAATCCTGGATTCCGATTTTACGGGACCGGAAACAGTTTAACAGATGGGAGTTTTATTCCGTTTGGGGGAGTTGTGTACGTGTACACAGAGACACAGATATTACTGTGGAGGCCATCCGACTCCTCTGGAGGTAAAATGGTGTACCATAACAGTATATGGGCTAATGGATATATGAACCAGATGTCAGATACAGCTCAAGTCACAATAAGAATTATGACTGCCAGTGGCGCCG TGGCAGGCGCATGTGGACATGGTAGCTGTATCGCCACTATGGACCCTGTCAGCGTGTCATGCACGTGTGAGCCTAACTGGACCGGCAGTGACTGTAAAACAA ATGTGCCAACCACGACAATTCCGCCTACAACTACTACAATGCCgcctacaaccacaacaactccgcctacaactactacaactcCGCCTACAACCACAATTCCgcctacaaccacaacaactCAGCgtacaacaactacaactcaGCGTACAACCATTCCGAATCCAACCACCACTACTGCATCAGCAACAACTACAG TGATGACGACTTTGGCGGCTGTAACTAGTTCTGTATGCGGTTCCCCGTCAACTATAGCAAACACAAATTCTCTGTATGATGGAACCTCACAAGGGAGCAAAGTTATGTACTCTTGTGATAGTGGCTACACAATGTCATCAGGTGATCAAATACACACATGCTCGGCAGGAGTATGGGTAGGCACTCCACCTGTATGCCTAG CTTGTCCAAATACCTACACGCCGGTGATTACAACACCCGAAGAACTAAATGACAGATTGGATGTACTTAAGAAAAATACTGAAGTCCACGTTAAGAACACTACCTCTTACAAACGTAGTCTTGTATGTGCAAACGATCCAAGACCTTCATCGTTATACGTAGCAACCGTTGGAATAGTCATTTTGGGCCTTGTTGGTATTTTCCCTCTCCTTGCGGACGGAATCAATTTGTATGAACATTGTCATTCATCTAATAATGATTCATGTGACGATGACGGCGATTCTCAAGATGAAAACAACAAAGAAGAAAATGACCAACAGCCACAAACACGATTTGGAAATTTCTTTCGACAAAATATAAACTCTCCACCAAGGAGACCGGTGTACCACAATTGA